The following are encoded together in the Candidatus Zixiibacteriota bacterium genome:
- a CDS encoding 50S ribosomal protein L11 methyltransferase, producing MSISTGIDKNFTEIKLILARTMSELFGNLLVENGCKGYVTEEKGRDKIALKGYLKGKLKAESLLDKVNKYAESLRKLDKNDIEIKVELTEIKEEDWSKKWRRTFKPIRVTDRIVVKPSWIKKRFPQKLVIEMEPKMAFGTGEHSTTRLCLKAIEKYLKTGDRVLDLGTGSGILAIAAAKL from the coding sequence GTGAGCATTTCAACAGGAATCGATAAAAATTTTACCGAGATAAAGCTAATTCTTGCCCGGACAATGTCAGAACTTTTCGGGAATTTACTGGTGGAGAATGGCTGTAAAGGATACGTCACAGAGGAAAAGGGAAGGGATAAGATTGCTTTAAAGGGGTATCTTAAAGGTAAACTAAAGGCTGAATCTTTACTCGACAAGGTGAACAAATATGCCGAATCGCTCAGAAAACTTGATAAAAACGATATAGAGATCAAGGTCGAGTTAACAGAAATAAAAGAGGAGGACTGGTCAAAAAAATGGAGAAGAACTTTTAAGCCAATTCGGGTGACAGATAGAATTGTTGTCAAACCGAGCTGGATCAAGAAAAGATTTCCTCAGAAGCTTGTGATCGAGATGGAACCCAAGATGGCTTTCGGAACCGGAGAACACTCCACTACCAGGCTCTGTTTGAAAGCAATAGAGAAATATCTAAAAACTGGTGACCGGGTTTTAGACCTGGGGACCGGAAGCGGTATACTGGCTATCGCGGCGGCTAAATTG
- the mtaB gene encoding tRNA (N(6)-L-threonylcarbamoyladenosine(37)-C(2))-methylthiotransferase MtaB, giving the protein MSQRKVALFTVGCKLNQYETEWMGESLEKAGFVRVGFSEQADLYIINTCTVTAQSDYSSRQAIYRAFRRSPGSKIAVVGCYSEVEPDLLNKLPGVALVLGNEEKKSIGEVILERLYSETSEIIEQKNGIAGRFKHTRALVKIQDGCNENCSYCIVPKARGRERSRDAKEIVDEIKGLGDKGFKEVVLTGVHIGKYSQDGMNLTALLKRILAETQVERVRLSSIEPKELDGELIELLSQEKRLCRHMHLPLQAGSNEILKRMRRNYTVEEYRDLIQEVFDRIEGVTLGADVMVGFPGESEEDFEKTRGFILCSPLSYLHVFSYSDRRETLASEMRDKLTPQVIHKRSEILHQIGKEKWEKHLERFTGKKMEILVEGTKDKKTGRLIGLTDNYIRVLMEGDDGLKNKILQVKVVKREGKFLIGGR; this is encoded by the coding sequence ATGAGCCAGAGAAAAGTCGCTTTATTTACCGTAGGATGTAAGCTAAATCAGTACGAGACCGAATGGATGGGGGAGAGTCTGGAAAAAGCAGGTTTCGTAAGGGTTGGTTTCTCTGAGCAGGCAGATTTATATATAATCAATACCTGCACTGTAACGGCTCAGAGTGATTATTCATCAAGACAGGCTATTTATCGAGCTTTTAGAAGGTCCCCAGGCTCTAAGATTGCTGTAGTGGGCTGCTATTCTGAAGTCGAGCCGGATTTGCTGAATAAATTGCCAGGAGTTGCTCTGGTCTTAGGGAATGAAGAGAAGAAAAGTATTGGAGAGGTTATTCTGGAGAGATTGTACAGCGAGACATCAGAGATAATAGAACAAAAGAACGGGATTGCTGGAAGATTTAAGCATACCCGTGCCCTGGTGAAGATTCAGGATGGATGCAATGAAAATTGCTCTTATTGTATAGTTCCTAAGGCTCGCGGAAGGGAAAGATCCAGAGATGCAAAGGAAATCGTTGATGAGATAAAGGGATTAGGGGATAAAGGGTTCAAGGAAGTGGTGCTGACTGGTGTTCACATTGGTAAATATTCACAGGACGGAATGAACCTTACTGCTCTTCTAAAGAGAATCTTAGCCGAGACGCAAGTAGAGAGGGTCAGGTTAAGCTCGATCGAGCCAAAGGAGTTAGATGGGGAATTGATAGAGCTTTTATCTCAGGAGAAAAGGCTCTGCAGGCACATGCATCTGCCTCTGCAAGCTGGAAGTAACGAGATTCTAAAAAGGATGAGAAGGAATTATACGGTGGAGGAATACAGGGATTTAATTCAAGAGGTCTTTGACAGGATTGAAGGAGTGACCTTAGGTGCGGACGTTATGGTTGGTTTTCCAGGAGAAAGCGAAGAGGATTTTGAAAAGACTCGCGGATTTATTTTGTGCTCACCCCTTTCTTATCTTCACGTCTTCAGTTATTCGGATAGAAGGGAAACCTTAGCCTCGGAGATGAGAGATAAACTAACGCCTCAGGTGATTCATAAGAGGAGTGAAATTCTTCATCAGATCGGTAAAGAGAAATGGGAAAAACATCTGGAACGCTTTACCGGAAAAAAGATGGAGATTTTAGTGGAGGGCACTAAGGACAAGAAAACTGGCAGGTTGATTGGGTTGACAGATAATTATATCCGCGTCCTGATGGAAGGTGATGATGGGCTAAAGAACAAAATCCTGCAGGTCAAAGTGGTCAAAAGGGAAGGGAAATTTCTCATAGGTGGGAGGTGA